GAGGAGCGCATGCCCAGCTTGCCGTGGATGGAGCGCTGGCTGAAGCCCTTCATCCCCTTCTCCAGGATGAAGGCGGTGATGCCCTTCTGCTTCTTCTGCGGCGTGGTGATCGCCAGCACCACGAACACGTCACCCACCGTGCCCTGGGTGATGAACATCTTCGCGCCGTTGAGCACCCACGTGTCGCCGTGGCGCACCGCCGTCGTCTTCATCCCCGCGGCGTCCGAGCCGCTGCCCGGCTCGGTCAGGCCCCACGCGCCCAGCCACTCGCCGCTGGCGAGCCTGGGCAGGTACTTGCGCCGCTGCGCCTCGTTGCCGAAGACGCGCAGGTGGCTGGTGCCCAGGCCGTTGTGCGAGGCCACCGTGAGGGCGAGCGAGCCGTCGTAGCGGGCGATCTCCTCCACCGCCACCGCCACGGCCAGCGAGTCCATGGCCGCTCCGCCGTACTCCTCGGAGACCAGCATGCCCAGCACGCCCAGTCCACCCAGCTCCCGCACCACCTCCAGCGGGAAGGTCTCGTCCTTGTCCCACTCGCGCGCGAAGGGACGGACCTTGCGCTCGCAGAAGTCACGCAGGGAAGCCTGAAGAGCTCGATGGCTTTCGGGAAGTTCGAAGTCCATGGTCGGGATGTATAGCAGAGGGGGTTGGGAGGACCATCAAACCGGGTAGACGCCGTGCTTCTTGGCGGCCCGGGGTTGGAAACGACGAGAATAC
Above is a window of Cystobacter fuscus DNA encoding:
- a CDS encoding acyl-CoA dehydrogenase family protein, which translates into the protein MDFELPESHRALQASLRDFCERKVRPFAREWDKDETFPLEVVRELGGLGVLGMLVSEEYGGAAMDSLAVAVAVEEIARYDGSLALTVASHNGLGTSHLRVFGNEAQRRKYLPRLASGEWLGAWGLTEPGSGSDAAGMKTTAVRHGDTWVLNGAKMFITQGTVGDVFVVLAITTPQKKQKGITAFILEKGMKGFSQRSIHGKLGMRSSDTAELVLEGVEVPDSQRLGEVDAGFIDTMKILDKGRITIGALAVGLGRGALEESVRYARERTAFGQPISEFQGLRWMFADMKTELDAARLLVHRAALLADAGRPYSQEASMAKLFASEAATRACNKAVQIHGGYGYTREFPVERYLRDAKLCEIGEGTSEIQRTIISREVFKGA